The Triticum aestivum cultivar Chinese Spring chromosome 6D, IWGSC CS RefSeq v2.1, whole genome shotgun sequence genomic sequence atgtaatagggactctcataattctgtgttttgcgagtcttgtcaattaggcaaacatgtgcgtcttccctttagttcctctagttcttgtagcacttatccctttgaattaatacattgtgatttatggacctctcccattgcaagtgtttcgggttttaaatactaccttgttatcctagatgatttcacccactttgtctggacttttcctctacgcaacaaatccgaggtccattctcttttccttaattttcaacgctatgtgtctgttcacttcttcctcccaattcgctttatccaatgtgacaatggtcgcgagtttgataacattaaaaatcgtactttcttcttacaacatggcatcctgcttaggttctcatgtccctacacctcccctcaaaatggtaaagcagaacgctctcttcgcaccctcaatgatatagttcgcactctcctcattcaatcatctatgcctcccaagttttgggctgaagccctacacatggccaccttccttctaaatattcgaccttctaaaactaaacccaacactactccctattattccctctttctttcccaccccgactactccgcggttcgtgttttcggctgtctctgttttcccaatgcctacgccacttctgcaaataaattgtcaccacgctctatcccatgtgcttttctcggcttctctgacgagcacaaaggctatcgctgtctcgaccttcacaccggacacgttcatgtctctcgtcatgtcacgtttgctgagcacatttttcctttctcacaacgcactactacaccatccaacacccctagctccgcaaacaccccctctccccgtcctttccaactatatactcccctacctgccgaacacaacttatcaccaccaccattaacacccaccatagccaatcccaaccatacactcaccccacccgagacgtccccaacacccccgacccctgctccctccccaacacccccggcccctactcccactccaccacccagccctgctcccactccaccacccagccctactccttcgtccgactcttccgctgcgccggactcaccagtacccaccttaccccctcgtgctattcctacagcagccccgattaatgatcatcgcatgcgtactagggccaaatcaggatttcatcaaccccaagaccgcctaaaccttcatacctccgtatctctcacttctcttccaaagaattacaaaactgctctacttgatcccaattgggccgctgccatgcaagaagaatataatgctttacttcaaaacaacacctggcaacttgttcctcgtcctcccaatacaaatattgtttctggcaaatggatttttcgccaaaagttccactccgatgggagcctctcacgatataaagccaggtgggtttgtcgtggcttttctcagcaacaaggaattgattacgaagaaaccttctctcctgttgttaaacctagcaccattcgcaccgttcttagtgttgttgtctcctcttcatggcccattcaccaacttgatgttaaaaatgctttcctccatggttcccttcaagaaactgtctactgccagcaacctctgggttttgaaaatccatcctttccaactcatgtatgtcttcttcagaaatctctctacggtcttaaacaggccccacgagcttggtttcaacgcttctcctccttcattcaaacaataggcttcactccatctctctccgacacctctctttttgtgtatcatcaaacttctgacactgcctatttacttctctatgtagatgatatcattcttaccgcctcctctcaaaagttcttagatcatattgtctctcttcttagatctgaattttctatgactgacctaggactccttcatcatttcttaggcattgctgttgttcgagattcctccagcctttttctttcccaacgccagtatattcttgatcttcttaatcgtgctggtatgcttgactgtcaatcatctcgcactcctgtcgatactagttttaaactttcggctaccggtgaacccttttccgatcctactctctatcgtagcctaacaggtgctctccaatatctcaccattactcgtcctgaaatctcttttgctgttcaacaagcatgtctctatatgcatgatccccgggttcctcactataatcatgttaaacgcattcttcggtatttaaaaggaactctcaatcatggtctccacctcaataattcttctccaaactcgcttaccgcatactctgatgcagactgggctggttgtcctgacactcgaaggtccacttccggtttttgtgtttttcttggtaacaatttgatttcttggtcttcgaaaagacaggttacagtctcacgttcgtcggccgaggctgagtatcgcgctgtggcacatgccgttgcagatacaatctggattcggcagttactctccgagctacacaggcctattgagcaggccactattgtctactgtgacaacatatcagcagtctacatgaccagcaatccagttcaacaccgacgcacaaagcatattgagattgatattcattttgttcgtgaaaaggttgctcttggtcaggttcgggtgcttcatgttccctctacggctcagtttgctgacattttcaccaaggcactgcctactaagtcgtttcaagatatctgtttcagtctcaacgtcgtcgagcctgccgttgatactgcggggggatgttagagtagtcattatggtatacgacttctagtccaagtcagttttgtacccctaccccaagtcggtttataccctcttatatactcttgtatgccgcaccaaatcatcaacaagcaacagttttattcagctttgaATAACCTAGACGCATCATGGCCTCGAGTGAACACGCAAGAAATTGGCTCTCCCACTCTAGAGAGACAAAAACCTTGTCAAGGACACACCAAGTCGGGTCGAGTTGCTTATCGCTCCAAGTAAAACTAGCTCCAACCCGTTGTAACTCCATAAGCTCCAAGTCAACCTCCCAGTTATTAAAAAATGCCATTAGGTTCATGttgatggattgcttgtttttgCTCTTTTCCAAGACATACCTCATGAAATTGAAATCCTCACCAATGGTCTCGAGCACAGTCGAGGCAAAAATCTTGTCATGTAATTCAATGAGAAAGTCAATTGATTTAGAGTGATCTGCCGATCCAAACACAATAATCAGTTCCCATCTGAATTGGTTATTGCATTGCACTACGGCGACACTAACGAAATGCCGACCAATGATGACCCTTGAGACGTTGAAAATTCCAACCGGACGCCCACCAGAATTCCTCTTGATCGCCCATTTGCTGCCAACCAATTCCAAGAGAAGTCATCACCACCAATCGATTAAAGATCAACAACGAAGATGGAGCTCCTAATGGTTTATTGGATTCCAATGAAATCGAGCTTATCTGCATGCAAGGTTTTAGCCAGTTGACTCCTACGGTCAAGCCGGCCAAAGCCTCGCATGTTCCATATCATGCCACTCATAGGGCTCGAGGGGAACGGCTCCCCGCCTCATCAACACATCGGCGAGGAGCTCTCGATTATTAGAGAGATTCATGAAAGGAAAAAGAACTTTCAGGACATTGTATTTGTTCATGAAGGCCGGGCTTCAAACTTCGATGCGCCTAACTTTGTTAGGAGCGTTTTACCGCTTCGCCGTGTGGTGGCGAGAGGCTCTTGTCGCGTCATGTGAGTGGACAAGTGCGGACATGGCCATCACTCGCCACATGAACCGTGCGCATATGAAACTATTGGGACCGAGGCAAGTGGAGGAGACAACATGGGATGACTTCGATTGGGTGGTACTTCTCGAGTACCCAatctcgagctccggggtgaaaacccTAGGCCGGACCCtagttggttatacctggcaatgacgGCGTTCTTTGTGCCGTTACCCTGATGAAGGCATTGCTTGGAGTTTGCTCAGATTtgatcttcagggtgaaaacccatgATCTGACCTTGGTGGTTGGATCTGGCGACGGCGACGCTTGCACGtcgttccctccttggaggcgtcattTTTGAAGAACCattctcttagtccttgtgctgtcaAGAGATGTTTGGTGCCAACGGCCACTGCTGTATATCGTCAATCGATGTTGTTCATCCCTTCGGGTTTTTCTTTTCTCCATCCgcttaggcatagctttggtcttatatgactttgcttaTTGCCGGTGTGGTTGTTCGTATGTGTGTTGTGTTGGCTGTGTACATCTTCGTTATGCATAGACCGGATGTGTATTCATTGTGACTGTATCCCTTGATGCTACATTACGAGTCAATAAAATAcatcctttatcgaaaaaaatAGTGGTTGATATGTTCGGCTCACTGAGCCTGGGATGTATCCATTGCACCTTTGAACATTAATGAATAAAGACCACTATTTCCAGTAAAAAAAAGTTAACAAGTTCTCACTGAACAAATTATTATTTCCATAATATAGTACTCCTTCGTTTTAAAATAAATATCTTAATCCTAATATAACTTTGCACTAATGTTTGtataaagttaagacacttattttgaaatggagggaataGAAAATACTCTTATATATTTATCCATCTCCTGTTCAAAGCGCCGCCGCACCTCAATTTCAGCAAGTAGACCACCGAGCAGTGCGTGAcgggtggcatatggatctgtctgcAAAGCTCAATATAAGCACCACTTGTTGCGACTAAGCTAGATCAGGCATGAACTCAATTACGACGAAAGCTGATGACAACTGAACCATGGCGCTCGAAATCAAACCGGCCACCTCATTGGCACTGCAAGTTTGGTGCATGTGCATATGCATGAGCTGTCCGGCAGGGCAACCACATGACATGAACCAACAGGGGGATGGACTCACTTGATTGCTGTAGCACAAACGTCACCATTCGAGACCACCAAAACAAGGGATTTCAtcaaaaaaggaaacagagagagaaagGAAAACTCATCAGCAAGAATGACAAGAGTTTCCAACCATGGCAGATCTTTTCTGTGGACAAATGCAACATAATATGGAGTAGCTCTGACGGAATCCGTTTACCTACCTGCTACGCTAAAGCAATGGAACATGCGTCCTGGTCTTATTCTAGGCTTTCACCACCTTTTTACGCGCAAAGTGCCTCACAGTTTATCTTGGTAGGGCAATTTATCTTGATTGAAATCGCTCATCAGCCACTGCACTGTGCCACCGAGTGAAAGATCAGCTAACCGTATCGACCGCCGAGACTGAACTCTTGAAGACATGGCTGTGTTCTTTTTCTGAAAACGAGCTAGGGGGCAGGTTTGGTGCAGAGCCTACTTCACAAGACCCACCACACCACCGGGCATGCACTCTGCACTACACAAAAGCTGTATTATTATACGCTCACCTTCCATCCGGGATGTCGGATGGTCATACAGTTGGTCGGTGCTTGGACATGGTACACGAGTTTGTGGGTGCTTGCACACATGTAATCCGGTTGCCTTTCGATACCAAACTCATGACCTCTTCCTTTCATTCGTCACATTCATATGTGCTTCATTTTATTAAAAAGAAGcactatatatatgtgtgtgtgtgcttACCTACTCCCTAGTAAGAACATTGTGCTCCACGTTTTATTTACGAGTTCCCTGCAGTCTTGGGCTCTTGGCAGCGTCACTCACACAACTTACGCCATGTACGTCGACAGCATCTCCTGACCAAATTATCTCCATTAGCCTAAGCAAACCATGAGGCGCATGACTCGTAAGAAAAACTAGCCAGAAAGGCAGTGGGATAGGTAGTTGAGGCTGCTCTTCACAGGCTCCACAGCAACAAGAATGCACTGCTCATCCCTCACCCCCCTGCACAAAGAAGCAGAGGTATCGAACTCGAAGCGTACTCCAGAGGAGATAAAGCTTCGGAAGAGGCCACTTTGTTTGCTTCGGGTGGTGTGGTGTGGTGGGACAGAACTTAACAGCCCAACCGCTAGAGCTGGGAGAATTTCGGCTTTGAGGTCGACACCATGCCTTCTTCCTTCCTGCGCTCCGCTGCCGAAAGAGCCACTCGCGCTGCAATGTCCTTGACCCCTCAACGCGCCGACCAAACTGTCAGCGTGTTCACCTTATTGCCAGAAACATCTTGGGCTAGAGAATGGAGTTAAGAGTGCCGCGACTGAGCTTCAATTCGCTGGTGCTGCTCCTTCCGCTCTGCCGACTGCCGGCCTGTATCTCTGCCTCATCCGTTGTATATCACAGGTTTAAGCCGTTTTATCCAGGTTGGTGCATCCTTTTGTTTATATTCTTGCagcattttccttttttttttctggTTCCTGGTTGAGTTGTGTAACTTAATCATGTTTCTTTTCAGTTGATATAGTCTGTAAGATTAACCATTTCTTCTCTTTTCCCTCTCTCTTTTTCGATGATACCCATTGCTACGGAATCATAGTTAATTTAGTTGAAAGGCTAGTTGAAAAGTTTCAGATTTGTTTCGTTGTTTTGCAAACAGAGGGTTTAACCCATGACCTCTGCATCCATCGATGTACAAACCCtcaattaattattgcaaagtttACAACAATCCACCAAGTCTCAAAAGTACTCCTTCCGTtcccaaataattgtctttctagccatttcaaatggactacaacatacggatgtatgtagacatgttttagaatgtagattcactcattttgcttcatatgtagtcatttgttgaaatctctagaaagacaattatttaggaacggagggagtaatattgtactccctccgtaaacaaatataagatcGTTCACTAAATTTGTTtctgctcttatatttgtttacagagggagtacctgtTTAAATTTGTTTCTGTGTCTGGCTTTGATATCCTCTCCTACTTATTAAATGAACATGTAATTTTcctgaagaaaaggaagaatatgcAACTTTGGTACAATGGTTTGTGATTCTGTAAGTATAATTATCTGTTAAAATGGAATAACTCTATTTCACATTTTCACTTGCAGAACTTCGCAAAACAGGTGAACGTTGACTACAAAATCATTCAGGACCAACTAGTTCACAAAATATAACTTGATATACATTAGCAATAGGATAATTAAATGTTCCCCGTTCAACATACTCTCTCCATTTCGTAACGTAGTGCGCTCACGTTTTTCGAGAtttaactttgaccataaatttaatcaaCATGGGCAACTGCGACAGGAGCATGACATATACCTTTGAATTCATATTCAAAAAAAGTAGTCGAAGGTATAATTTTTCAATAAAATGATTTAtgtattactccctccatcccaaaataagtgtctcaactttgtactaactttagtacaaagttgtactaaggttgagacacttattttgagacggacgGGTATTAGtctaatttatgatcaaaattaaaTCTCGAAAAGCGTGggcgcactacattatggaatgaagggagtactgaATTTATGAGTCATCAAAGTTTTTTAGAAAATCATGAAGTTGAAAATTACTCAAAGAACTACGCTTCCAATCTCCCAAACCGGCTCGGTGTGTATCGAATTGGCTTGGTAGATTCATGAAAATATGTTAATATGCATTAGTAGTTCAAAAAAATTAGTGGGCCTTTTATAAAGTTCAAGGAGTAAAATGGGCAGGTTGCCAAATACTACTCCATTGCCAAACTCTGACTAAATTACCCTATTGCCAGGTTGAGAAGAGTTATAAGCTAAGAACTTTGCTCTCATGAAGAGCACTTGGTGATTCTTCTCAAGAGAAGTTGCACTAAGAAAGCATACAGTAACAATGGCTGAAATGGAAGATGCGCTGAGATCCTGCATGGAGCAGCTGCTCATTGCCAGAGAAGAGCGGGAGCAAATCATCGTGGAAGCAGCCAGCGAGATATCCTCCCAGCAAAAGAAGCTGCGTGAACTACAGCACAGCCTCGAAGCCGCGAACAAGAaggccgcgaagctcgccgccgagaACAACAGCCTCTGCAAGGCCATGGACGCCAAGGACAAGCTCGTCAGGGAGCTGAGGGAGTCCAAGGCGGCCTCCGACCAGGAGCTCTCCGGCGCGGCGGCGAAGCTGGACGCGGCGCAGAAGCAGAGCGCGTCGCTGCAGTACGAGGCACGCATGCTccagaaggagctggaggtgaGGAGCCAGGAGCGGGAGTACGACCTCAGGTCCGTGGATGCCGCCCGCGCGCAGCAGGCGGAGAGCCTGAAGAAGATCGCGCAGCTGGAGGGCGAGTGCCAGCGGCTGCGCGCCATGGTCCGGAAGCGCCTCCCCGGGCCGGCCGCCTTGGCCAAGATGAGGGACGAGGTCGAgccgcagcagcagccgccgccgtccAGGGCCGGGGCCAGCCCGAGGCGGCCGCGCTCCGTGACGCCGACAGTGTCGCCGCGTTCGGTGACGCCGACGATGTCGCCGCGGCCCGTGACGCCGCGGCGCGCTCCGGAGCCTGATCATGGCTACGCCGTCAGGCTGCGCGCGATCGAGGACGAGAACAACGTTCTGAAGCGGATGCTGGCGGCGAGAGACACCGAGCTGCAGTTCACGCAGACGAAGTACGCGGAGGAGGCCAGCAAGCTCTCGGCGGTGCAGGGGCAGCTCAAGGAGCTGACGGAGGAGAGCAAGCGGCTGAGCGATGCACACGCCAAGTCCGAGACGTGGGCCACTGCTCTGGTGTCTGAACTGGACCAGCTCAGGGCTGGGAAGCAGGGACATGGAGCATCGTCCGTCATGGTGTCCGACATGAGCTTGCTCGACGACTTCGCCgagatcgagaggatggagatggAGTCAGGGGATCATCACACATCAGGACATTCGGGATCCGTCGTGCCCGACAAGAACGGCGAGAGCCCGGTCCTAGAACATGGTCATCCTGAATGGCTGCAGGATGTTTGGAAACTCGTTACAAGTAACCATGAAGCAACCGGAGAAAGCATCGACGCCATTGTTGATGGAGTAAGGCGTGCATTGGACGAGGGCCCTGTTCGTGGGAACGGAGATGCTTCTGATCTACTGTATGACCGGGCCAAAGTGGAGGAACTGATCGGCAATCTGATCGACAAAATCACGTCCACGATCCGCGTTTCGGCAGAAGACGATGCTGCAAGATCTGAATCTTTGTTGTATGCCAAGCCTGAACTCTGTGCTCGGCTCGAGTACCTGGTTCATGTTTGCCATGATGTGCTACAGAGGAAAGCCAGGCTTGAAGATTTTATCGACGAGGTTTGCCTGGTACTGGAGTATATAATGAGCATATACTTCTCGAACCAAGTTCGATCGGACACCGTGGACGGTAACGAAAATGACTTTCATGCACATGTTGAACCTGACGTGCAAAGTGCAACATCAGCAGCAACAGCATTGGATATCCAAACTGAAGCACAAAAGGAACAGATTCAGCCACCTGAATGTCAGCACCCTGAAAAAATTCAAGCAATGGTCATGCTGGATCAGAATGATGATATCCAACTGGGGAGGAAGTCGTCATACTATGAGATAGAAAGGTAATAACAGTGCAAGCAGCTACCAAACAGCTAAACAGCGCTTCCTTTCAACTAGTGTTGAGTGATTTTCAGTTAATTTTTTTGTTCTTTGCAATGCAGTCTCACTGCTGATGGAATGGGAGAAGACTTGGCACAAAAGGAGGCGAAACAACTAGCAACGGTAAGTTCTCATGTTTCTCTTTCGTTCAGAAAAAAGGAACAATCTGGCTGTTGCAAAACTAGCTATACCTGATATTTTTCACTTCAGCTTTATCTCATTTCATTTAAATGTTACTGCCTGATATGTTATACTACGTCACAATTCTCTCTTTTCATCCATATATAATCATCAGGAATAAGATTTGACACCATTTTCGCTGCAATGCAGGACTCAGAGATATCTGCAGCAGCTGACAAACTTGCAGAGTGCCAGGAGACCATCACGAACCTAAGCAAACAATTGCAGGCTCTCCAGACTCCGCCGAGTTCAGGCCCTCCAGACATCTCAACGCACAGCCCGCGGCCGAGCTCGGCTGACTACAAGCCCCAGTCACTTGGAAGCATCCTTGCCGACGAGGGCGCCAGCACAGCCGAGGGTCAGAACTCTCCCGAGAAAGAACATGGCGAGCCTGACGACGCGGCAGCACGAAAGAGCACGGCACAAGAGCAGATTCCTGACGCCGACGGGAAGGCGTCAGCGGCGCAAGCCGTTGTTCAGCCGTTGGTCAAGGAGCATGAGGCTGCTGCTGATCCTCGGAAGAAGAAGCGGGGTCCGGGCTTGCTGGGCAGGATGATCTTCAGGAAAAGAGTGGAGGGCAGGTCCTCCTAGACTGTGTTGTGCGAGTGTGTGTGCGATTTGGCCCTAGTGCAACGGTGCATACTTTTTGGCCAAATGTTCAATTGTACTGGCAGAGTCTGAAGCCTGGTGTTGAGAGACTCTGGAACATGCTGTTTATCGAATTTGTTGTTGTTGACATGAACCTGAGTATTTATGGAATGCATTGCTGTGtaaatgttttttttttttgaaatgtgtaAATGTTTATTTAATAAACATCATGTAATTTTATGTGGAGTATTCTATATTTTATCCGCTAATTGTGATGTTATGATAACATTTATCCTTTTTAAAAACTCATGCCACATTTCACCTCTTAGTTAAAACAGAGtgctccctccgttctaaaataagtgtcgtggtttcaGTTCAAATTTGACAAAGTTAAGTAAAACATTCTTGTCTTATCCACATTGGACAAAGTTAAGTAAAAATAGTGTCCAAGTATAAATACTAACAAAAAAACGTTTTTTTgcggaagaaaaaaaaacattGATGATCTACGACGATAGATGCTTGGGATTGACTGGCTTAGGGTTAGGGTGTCTTAGGTCACAAACTAgacggcccacatgtcagtgactctaaggccctgtttggaatCTCTCCACTCCGCTCCACTCCATGGAGCTGCGGAGCTCGGTTTGAGCTGCTCCGTAAAAAGCTGCAGTAGCCTGCTCCGCTCCGAGAGCTCAGTCGCGGGAGCGGAGAGGAACCAAACAGGCACTAAGTCACCTGATGTTACGTCAGCCAATCTATGCCCAACAATAGATGTCTTGCGTACAATTAGACAAATAAAGTGATTACCTTTTTTGCGGTGATAAGTAATGTACTATTTGAACCTTTTGGTGGTCTTTTATGTCATTTCTCCGAACTGACAAACCAGACCCACATGTTAGGATGACGTGGCAGGATAACTGGGAGGATAACTCGCCTGCTAGTGTATCCATCTTGTCAGATTAGAGAACATGTAAATAAGATAAAAGTGTCGCAATGTCATAACTAAGAGATAAAACATGGCAAAAAAAGTTTAACAGAGTAAAAGTTGTCACAAAGACACACTTATCTTTATAAAGATAAGTTATTGTGGTGGTACATCACCTTCTCATCCCATACACGTAAGACATCTTTTGACTACTTCCCACACTCATGTGGCCTAAGAGGCAATGTACTTCGGTTGTAGAACTTGTACTGATCAGGTCTCCATCCACCAACTCCTTCCACAATTCAAAACCCAATCAGATATTTTGTTGTCCCTCCATCCAGATTTTGCTTTGTTCCCTTCTATTCAATGAAAAATACAAAGAACTTCGCACATTTCAAAGTATCAACTGATTTCATCACAACTTCGGTTTATGACTCCTCCGCGCATTGATCTTCAtgaaagtc encodes the following:
- the LOC123144826 gene encoding filament-like plant protein 7: MAEMEDALRSCMEQLLIAREEREQIIVEAASEISSQQKKLRELQHSLEAANKKAAKLAAENNSLCKAMDAKDKLVRELRESKAASDQELSGAAAKLDAAQKQSASLQYEARMLQKELEVRSQEREYDLRSVDAARAQQAESLKKIAQLEGECQRLRAMVRKRLPGPAALAKMRDEVEPQQQPPPSRAGASPRRPRSVTPTVSPRSVTPTMSPRPVTPRRAPEPDHGYAVRLRAIEDENNVLKRMLAARDTELQFTQTKYAEEASKLSAVQGQLKELTEESKRLSDAHAKSETWATALVSELDQLRAGKQGHGASSVMVSDMSLLDDFAEIERMEMESGDHHTSGHSGSVVPDKNGESPVLEHGHPEWLQDVWKLVTSNHEATGESIDAIVDGVRRALDEGPVRGNGDASDLLYDRAKVEELIGNLIDKITSTIRVSAEDDAARSESLLYAKPELCARLEYLVHVCHDVLQRKARLEDFIDEVCLVLEYIMSIYFSNQVRSDTVDGNENDFHAHVEPDVQSATSAATALDIQTEAQKEQIQPPECQHPEKIQAMVMLDQNDDIQLGRKSSYYEIESLTADGMGEDLAQKEAKQLATDSEISAAADKLAECQETITNLSKQLQALQTPPSSGPPDISTHSPRPSSADYKPQSLGSILADEGASTAEGQNSPEKEHGEPDDAAARKSTAQEQIPDADGKASAAQAVVQPLVKEHEAAADPRKKKRGPGLLGRMIFRKRVEGRSS